The following proteins are encoded in a genomic region of Mycobacterium kiyosense:
- the lppK gene encoding putative lipoprotein LppK, protein MSRNLCVTLGAAVVVAVLALAGCSRDTAKKMDSAQTAVPPAPSSTVAAAPTAPLPAPEILSDVLSRLADAAVPGNDKLNLVQGAGPETAGALDRFTTAARDGGYLPMTFVANNIAWSSQNPSNATATVVVHTANPDHREFTFPMEFTSTPGGWQLSRKTAEMLLAMQNAGTLPPTSPPAAPAPNPAPPPGPEAGPPASPSPTP, encoded by the coding sequence ATGTCGCGAAACCTCTGCGTAACCCTGGGCGCCGCCGTCGTGGTGGCGGTGCTGGCGCTCGCGGGATGCTCGCGTGACACCGCCAAGAAGATGGATTCGGCCCAGACGGCGGTGCCGCCCGCGCCGTCGAGCACCGTAGCCGCCGCGCCCACCGCTCCCCTGCCCGCGCCGGAGATCCTCTCCGATGTGTTGTCACGTCTTGCCGATGCGGCGGTCCCGGGCAACGACAAGCTGAACCTGGTGCAAGGCGCCGGGCCCGAGACGGCCGGCGCGTTGGACAGGTTCACCACCGCCGCGCGCGACGGCGGCTACCTGCCGATGACGTTCGTCGCGAACAACATCGCATGGTCGAGCCAGAACCCGTCGAACGCCACGGCCACCGTCGTCGTCCACACCGCCAATCCGGATCACCGGGAGTTCACTTTCCCGATGGAGTTCACCTCGACGCCGGGCGGCTGGCAGCTGTCCCGGAAGACCGCGGAGATGCTGCTGGCCATGCAGAACGCCGGGACGTTGCCGCCGACGTCACCGCCGGCCGCGCCCGCGCCCAATCCGGCGCCGCCGCCCGGCCCGGAAGCCGGGCCGCCGGCGAGTCCGTCGCCGACGCCCTGA
- a CDS encoding hypothetical protein (frameshifted, insertion at around 2725685, deletion at around 2725529): MQRIIGTEVEYGISSPSDPTANPILTSTQAVLAYAAAAGIQRAKRTRWDYEVESPLRDARGFDLSRSAGPPPVVDADEVGAANMILTNGARLYVDHAHPEYSAPECTDPMDAVIWDKAGERVMEAAARHVASVPGAAKLQCTRTTSTARAPPTGRTRTT, translated from the coding sequence ATGCAACGGATTATCGGGACGGAGGTCGAGTACGGCATCTCCTCGCCGTCAGACCCGACCGCCAACCCGATCCTCACTTCCACCCAGGCCGTGCTGGCCTACGCCGCGGCCGCCGGCATCCAACGCGCCAAGCGGACCCGCTGGGATTATGAGGTCGAGTCGCCGCTGCGCGACGCCCGTGGGTTCGACCTGAGCCGCTCGGCCGGCCCGCCGCCGGTGGTCGACGCCGACGAGGTCGGCGCGGCCAACATGATCCTGACCAACGGCGCGCGGCTCTATGTGGACCATGCGCACCCGGAGTACTCCGCGCCCGAATGCACCGACCCGATGGACGCGGTGATCTGGGACAAGGCCGGCGAACGGGTGATGGAGGCCGCCGCCCGGCACGTCGCCAGCGTGCCCGGCGCCGCGAAGCTGCAGTGTACAAGAACAACGTCGACGGCAAGGGCGCCTCCTACGGGTCGCACGAGAACTACCTGA
- the prcA gene encoding proteasome subunit alpha, which yields MSFPYFISPEQAMRERSELARKGIARGRSVVALAYAGGVLFVAENPSRSLQKISELYDRVGFAAAGKYNEFDNLRRAGIQFADTRGYAYDRRDVTGRQLANVYAQALGSIFTEQAKPYEVELCVAEVAHYGETKPPELYRITYDGSIADEPHYVAMGGTTEPIINALKESYTEAADLADALKIAVGALRAGSPESSGNGQSSVAVANLEVAILDANRPRRAFKRLTRAAVETALQETDSGDSAAADGETPDSGESKDSGDS from the coding sequence GTGAGTTTCCCGTATTTCATCTCGCCCGAACAGGCGATGCGTGAGCGCAGCGAGCTCGCGCGGAAGGGCATTGCCCGCGGTCGCAGCGTGGTGGCCCTGGCCTACGCCGGTGGTGTGCTGTTCGTCGCGGAGAACCCGTCGCGCTCACTGCAGAAGATCAGCGAACTCTACGACCGGGTGGGCTTCGCCGCGGCCGGCAAGTACAACGAGTTCGACAACCTGCGCCGTGCCGGCATCCAGTTCGCCGACACCCGCGGTTACGCCTACGACCGCCGCGACGTCACCGGCCGCCAGCTGGCCAACGTCTACGCTCAAGCGCTGGGCAGCATCTTCACCGAGCAGGCCAAGCCCTACGAGGTGGAGCTGTGTGTGGCCGAGGTGGCGCACTACGGCGAGACCAAGCCCCCGGAGCTCTATCGGATCACCTACGACGGGTCGATCGCCGACGAGCCGCACTACGTGGCGATGGGCGGCACCACCGAGCCGATCATCAACGCGCTCAAGGAGTCCTATACCGAGGCCGCGGACCTGGCCGACGCGCTGAAGATCGCGGTCGGCGCGCTGCGGGCCGGAAGCCCCGAGTCCAGTGGCAACGGCCAGTCCAGTGTCGCGGTCGCCAATCTCGAAGTCGCGATCCTCGACGCCAACCGGCCGCGGCGGGCGTTCAAGCGCCTGACCCGCGCGGCCGTGGAAACGGCGTTGCAGGAGACGGATTCCGGCGACTCCGCTGCAGCCGACGGGGAAACGCCGGACTCCGGCGAATCGAAGGATTCCGGAGACAGCTAG
- the mpa gene encoding proteasome-associated ATPase codes for MGDSERSEAFKNPRDIPLSSDDAAELEQLRREAAVLREQLDNAVAHQGSTRSARDVHQLEARIDSLAARNSKLMETLKEARQQLLALREEVDRLGQPPSGYGVLLGAHEDETVDVFTSGRKMRLTCSPNIDTASLRKGQTVRLNEALTVVEAGTYESVGEISTLREVLNDGHRALVVGHADEERIVWLAEPLVAEDLPEGHPDALNDDSRPRKLRPGDSLLVDTKAGYAFERIPKAEVEDLVLEEVPDVSYSDIGGLTRQIEQIRDAVELPFLHKDLYREYALRPPKGVLLYGPPGCGKTLIAKAVANSLAKKMADLRGDDAREAKSYFLNIKGPELLNKFVGETERHIRLIFQRAREKASEGTPVIVFFDEMDSIFRTRGTGVSSDVETTVVPQLLSEIDGVEGLENVIVIGASNREDMIDPAILRPGRLDVKIKIERPDAEAAQDIFSKYLVDTLPVHADDLAEFDGDRGACIRAMIEKVVERMYAEIDDNRFLEVTYANGDKEVMYFKDFNSGAMIQNVVDRAKKNAIKSVLETGQPGLRIQHLLDSIVDEFAENEDLPNTTNPDDWARISGKKGERIVYIRTLVTGKSSSASRAIDTESNLGQYL; via the coding sequence ATGGGTGACTCAGAGCGTTCTGAAGCATTCAAGAACCCCCGCGATATCCCCCTGTCCAGCGACGATGCTGCAGAACTGGAACAGCTGCGGCGTGAGGCCGCCGTGCTTCGCGAACAACTCGACAACGCCGTCGCACACCAAGGCTCGACGCGCTCGGCGCGCGATGTGCATCAACTAGAAGCTCGAATCGACTCGCTCGCGGCCCGCAATTCCAAATTAATGGAAACTCTTAAAGAGGCCCGCCAACAACTGCTGGCACTGCGCGAGGAAGTCGACCGACTGGGCCAGCCGCCCAGCGGTTACGGGGTGCTGCTCGGTGCGCATGAGGACGAGACTGTCGACGTGTTCACCTCGGGTCGCAAGATGCGACTGACGTGCTCGCCCAACATCGACACCGCGTCGCTGCGCAAAGGCCAGACGGTCCGGCTCAACGAGGCCCTGACCGTCGTCGAGGCCGGGACCTACGAGTCGGTCGGCGAGATCTCGACGCTGCGTGAGGTGCTCAACGACGGGCACCGGGCATTGGTCGTCGGCCATGCCGACGAGGAACGCATTGTCTGGCTGGCCGAACCGCTGGTCGCCGAGGATCTGCCCGAAGGGCATCCCGACGCGCTCAACGACGACAGCCGGCCGCGCAAGTTGCGGCCTGGCGACTCGCTGCTGGTCGACACCAAGGCCGGTTACGCCTTCGAGCGCATCCCCAAGGCCGAGGTCGAGGACCTGGTGCTCGAAGAGGTGCCCGACGTCAGCTACTCCGACATCGGCGGTCTGACCCGGCAGATCGAGCAGATCCGCGACGCGGTCGAGTTGCCGTTTTTGCACAAGGATCTCTACCGGGAGTACGCGTTGCGTCCGCCCAAGGGTGTGCTGCTCTACGGCCCGCCCGGCTGCGGTAAGACCTTGATCGCCAAGGCGGTGGCCAATTCGCTGGCCAAGAAGATGGCGGACCTGCGTGGTGACGACGCCCGTGAGGCCAAGTCCTACTTCCTCAACATCAAGGGCCCTGAGCTGCTCAACAAGTTCGTCGGCGAGACCGAGCGGCACATCCGGCTGATCTTCCAGCGCGCCCGGGAGAAGGCTTCCGAAGGCACTCCGGTGATCGTGTTCTTCGACGAGATGGACTCGATCTTCCGCACCCGCGGCACCGGCGTCTCCTCCGACGTCGAGACCACCGTGGTGCCGCAGTTGCTGTCGGAGATCGACGGCGTCGAAGGGCTCGAGAACGTCATAGTGATCGGCGCCTCCAACCGCGAGGACATGATCGACCCGGCCATCCTGCGGCCCGGCCGGCTGGACGTGAAGATCAAGATCGAGCGTCCGGATGCCGAAGCGGCCCAGGACATCTTCTCCAAGTACCTTGTCGACACGCTGCCGGTGCACGCCGACGATCTCGCCGAGTTCGACGGCGACCGGGGCGCCTGCATCAGGGCGATGATCGAGAAGGTCGTCGAGCGGATGTACGCCGAGATCGACGACAACCGCTTCCTGGAGGTCACCTACGCCAACGGTGACAAGGAAGTCATGTACTTCAAGGACTTCAACTCCGGGGCGATGATCCAGAACGTGGTCGACCGGGCGAAGAAGAACGCGATCAAGTCGGTGCTGGAGACCGGGCAGCCCGGTTTGCGCATCCAGCATCTGCTCGACTCGATCGTCGACGAGTTCGCCGAGAACGAGGACCTGCCCAACACCACCAACCCCGACGACTGGGCGCGGATCTCGGGCAAGAAGGGTGAACGGATCGTCTACATCCGCACCCTGGTCACCGGCAAGTCGTCGAGTGCGTCGCGGGCCATCGACACCGAGTCCAACCTGGGCCAGTACTTGTAA
- a CDS encoding hypothetical protein (frameshifted, insertion at around 2725688, deletion at around 2725529), which yields MSQRSDYIEVEVGLETTLKRGIINTRDEPHADADRYRRLHVIIGDANLAETSTYLKLGTTALALDLIEAGVDLSDLALARPVHAVHAISRDPSLRQTVALADGRELTGLALQRIYLDRVAKLVDSRDPDPRASHVVETWAQVLDLLERDPMECAELLDWPAKLRLLEGFRQRENLSWSAPRLHLVDLQYSDVRLDKGLYNRLVARGSMKRLVTEHQVLEAVDKPPTDTRAYFRGECLRRFGADIAAASWDSVIFDLGGDSLVRIPTLEPLRGSKAHVGALLDSVDSAVELVEQLTR from the coding sequence TTGTCGCAGCGGTCCGACTACATCGAGGTCGAAGTCGGGCTGGAGACCACGCTCAAGCGCGGCATCATCAACACCCGCGACGAGCCGCACGCCGACGCCGACCGGTACCGCCGGCTGCACGTCATCATCGGTGACGCCAATCTGGCCGAGACCTCGACCTACCTGAAGCTGGGCACCACCGCACTGGCGCTGGACCTGATCGAGGCGGGGGTCGACCTCAGCGATCTGGCGCTAGCCCGGCCGGTGCATGCCGTCCACGCGATCAGCCGCGACCCGTCGCTGCGCCAGACGGTGGCGCTGGCCGACGGCCGCGAGCTGACCGGCCTTGCGCTGCAACGGATTTATCTGGACCGGGTGGCCAAGCTGGTCGACAGTCGCGACCCCGACCCGCGCGCGTCGCACGTGGTGGAGACCTGGGCGCAGGTGCTGGACCTGCTCGAGCGGGACCCGATGGAGTGTGCCGAGCTGCTGGACTGGCCGGCCAAGTTGCGGCTGCTCGAAGGTTTTCGGCAGCGGGAGAACCTGAGCTGGTCGGCGCCCCGGCTGCACCTGGTCGATCTGCAGTACTCCGATGTGCGGCTGGATAAGGGCCTGTACAACCGCCTGGTGGCGCGCGGCTCGATGAAGCGGCTGGTCACCGAGCATCAGGTACTGGAGGCGGTGGACAAGCCGCCGACCGACACGCGCGCGTACTTCCGCGGCGAGTGTTTGCGCAGGTTCGGCGCCGACATCGCCGCGGCCAGCTGGGACTCGGTGATTTTCGACCTGGGCGGCGACTCGCTGGTGCGAATCCCGACGTTGGAGCCGCTGCGCGGCAGCAAAGCGCATGTCGGGGCGTTGCTGGATTCGGTGGACAGCGCGGTGGAGCTGGTGGAACAGCTGACGCGCTGA
- the pup gene encoding prokaryotic ubiquitin-like protein Pup, whose product MDTRPKVYDEQEAAMAQEQTKRGGGGGDDDDVTGAAAAGQERREKLTEDTDDLLDEIDDVLEENAEDFVRAYVQKGGQ is encoded by the coding sequence ATGGACACCCGCCCGAAGGTGTATGACGAGCAGGAGGCGGCGATGGCGCAGGAGCAGACCAAACGCGGCGGTGGCGGTGGCGATGACGACGACGTCACCGGTGCGGCGGCCGCGGGTCAGGAACGTCGCGAGAAGCTGACCGAGGACACCGACGATCTGCTCGACGAGATCGACGACGTCCTGGAGGAGAATGCCGAGGACTTCGTGCGGGCTTACGTCCAAAAGGGCGGCCAGTGA
- the prcB gene encoding proteasome subunit beta, producing MTWQSPDRLPINSALPGSSGVDLSSFADFLRRHSPELLPASISGAQVGDQLPHGTTIVALKYPGGVLIAGDRRSTQGNMIAGRDVRKVYITDDYTATGIAGTAAIAVEFARLYAVELEHYEKLEGVPLTFAGKVNRLAIMVRGNLPAAMQGLVALPLLVGYDIHAADPESAGRIVSFDAAGGWNIEEEGYQSVGSGSIFAKSSMKKLYSQVTDGDSALRVAVEALYDAADDDSATGGPDLVRGIYPTAVTIDADGAMDVPERRIAELARDVIESRSRADTFGPDGGEK from the coding sequence GTGACCTGGCAGTCGCCCGATCGCCTACCCATCAACTCAGCACTTCCCGGATCCTCAGGTGTAGACCTGTCGTCTTTTGCCGACTTCCTGCGCCGTCACTCGCCGGAGTTGCTTCCCGCCAGCATTAGTGGCGCCCAGGTCGGTGACCAGTTGCCGCATGGCACCACGATCGTCGCGCTCAAGTACCCGGGCGGAGTTCTGATCGCCGGTGACCGCCGCTCGACGCAGGGCAACATGATCGCAGGGCGCGACGTACGCAAGGTGTACATCACCGACGACTACACCGCCACCGGCATCGCGGGCACCGCGGCGATCGCCGTCGAGTTCGCTCGCCTCTACGCCGTGGAGCTGGAACATTACGAGAAGCTCGAGGGCGTGCCGTTGACTTTTGCGGGCAAGGTCAACCGGCTGGCCATCATGGTGCGGGGCAACCTGCCGGCCGCGATGCAGGGTCTGGTGGCCCTTCCGCTGCTGGTCGGTTACGACATTCACGCCGCCGACCCGGAGTCGGCGGGGCGCATCGTCTCCTTCGACGCCGCCGGGGGCTGGAACATCGAGGAAGAGGGCTACCAGTCGGTGGGATCGGGTTCGATCTTCGCCAAGTCCTCGATGAAGAAGTTGTACTCCCAGGTCACCGACGGCGATTCGGCGCTGCGGGTGGCGGTGGAGGCGCTCTACGACGCCGCCGACGACGACTCCGCGACCGGTGGCCCGGATCTGGTCCGTGGCATCTATCCGACCGCGGTCACCATCGACGCCGACGGCGCGATGGACGTCCCGGAACGGCGGATCGCCGAACTTGCCCGCGATGTCATCGAAAGCCGTTCGCGTGCTGACACTTTCGGCCCCGACGGTGGTGAGAAGTGA